A DNA window from Vigna unguiculata cultivar IT97K-499-35 chromosome 10, ASM411807v1, whole genome shotgun sequence contains the following coding sequences:
- the LOC114166709 gene encoding ribosome biogenesis protein NSA2 homolog has translation MPQGDYIERHRRDYGYRLDQFERKRKKEARQVHKRSAMAQKALGIKGKIIAKKNYAEKAQMKKTLAMHEESTSRRKADDNVQDGAVPAYLLDRDNTARAKVLSNTIKQKRKEKAGKWDVPLPKVRPVAEDEMFKVVRTGKRKTKQWKRMVTKATFVGPGFTRKPPKYERFIRPTGLRFTKAHVIHPELKCTFNLEIIGVKKNPNGPMYTSLGVMTKGTIIEVNVSELGLVTPAGKVVWGKYAQVTNNPENDGCINAVLLV, from the exons ATG CCGCAAGGGGATTACATAGAACGTCACCGAAGAGACTATGGCTACCGCCTCGATCAATTCGAGCGCAAGCGCAAGAAAGAGGCTCGGCAAGTTCACAAACGCTCCGCAATGGCCCAGAAG GCCCTTGGTATCAAGGGGAAGATTATTGCCAagaaaaattatgcagaaaAGGCGCAGATGAAGAAAAC TTTGGCCATGCATGAAGAGTCAACATCCAGGCGCAAGGCTGATGATAATGTTCAAGATGGCGCCGTTCCTGCTTATCTTCTGGACCGTGATAACACTGCCAGAGCAAAG GTTCTCAGCAACACCATTAagcaaaagaggaaggagaaggcTGGAAAGTGGGATGTTCCTCTACCCAAG GTTCGTCCTGTGGCTGAAGATGAAATGTTCAAAGTGGTCCGGACTGGTAAAAGAAAGA CCAAGCAATGGAAGAGGATGGTTACTAAAGCTACATTTGTTGGGCCTGGTTTTACCAGGAAGCCTCCAAAGTATGAGAGATTCATTCGTCCAACAGGTTTGCGGTTTACCAAGGCCCATGTCATTCACCCAGAACTTAAATGCACGTTTAATCTAGAAATAATTGGAGTAAAGAAAAACCCTAACGGCCCTATGTACACCTCACTTGGTGTCATGACCAAGGGAACTATAATTGAG GTGAATGTCAGTGAACTTGGACTTGTCACACCTGCGGGGAAAGTTGTATGGg GTAAATATGCTCAGGTTACCAATAATCCAGAAAATGACGGTTGTATAAATGCTGTATTGCTTGTTTAA